One genomic segment of Nocardia spumae includes these proteins:
- a CDS encoding Rv1476 family membrane protein, whose translation MLDVRRWSRRLDKTGWKMTVSYASVFTPMAAALPPDTDVDAIVADLADNHVAAPEETKQDKLAEIADQARAHGIDLDIVVVQGNRGRDSDLRDLATTLGKSEHGTVVVFSDDWIGTYSDTISRSRLEWAEDKAKFQGGGHATTAAQIFVDRLEAPEKVSWTAITAVLLAGLVVVIGGLYVVKSRRAAGARAAAPEATADPAAR comes from the coding sequence GTGTTGGACGTCCGCCGCTGGAGTCGGCGGCTCGACAAGACCGGATGGAAGATGACCGTCTCGTATGCCTCGGTTTTCACCCCAATGGCCGCTGCGCTGCCGCCGGATACCGATGTCGATGCCATAGTGGCGGACCTGGCCGACAATCACGTCGCGGCGCCCGAGGAAACGAAGCAGGACAAACTCGCCGAGATCGCCGACCAGGCGCGGGCGCACGGCATCGATCTCGACATCGTGGTCGTGCAGGGGAATCGGGGCCGGGACTCGGACCTGCGTGACCTGGCCACCACGCTCGGCAAGTCCGAGCACGGCACCGTCGTCGTGTTCAGCGACGACTGGATCGGTACCTACAGCGATACGATCAGCCGTTCCCGGCTGGAGTGGGCCGAGGACAAGGCCAAATTCCAGGGCGGCGGTCATGCCACTACCGCCGCGCAGATCTTCGTCGATCGTCTCGAAGCGCCGGAGAAGGTGTCCTGGACCGCGATTACCGCGGTTTTGCTGGCAGGCCTGGTGGTCGTGATCGGTGGCCTGTACGTCGTGAAATCCCGCCGTGCGGCGGGCGCGCGTGCCGCGGCGCCGGAAGCAACGGCCGACCCCGCCGCTCGGTAG
- a CDS encoding acyl-CoA thioesterase, with protein sequence MTFSVPVTVRGYELDVNGHLNQAVYHQYAEHARWEILRAAGLLPDKMRLSGLGPVVLESNVKYLRELHLGDEITITCRTRWGSGKAFWMDQQIRKLDGTVSAEFSVVLGLMDLQARKLVSNPSERFLELAESADVLGL encoded by the coding sequence ATGACCTTTTCCGTGCCCGTTACCGTTCGCGGTTACGAACTCGATGTCAACGGCCACCTCAATCAGGCCGTGTACCACCAGTACGCCGAGCACGCGCGGTGGGAGATCCTGCGTGCGGCCGGGCTGCTGCCGGACAAGATGCGCCTGTCCGGACTCGGTCCGGTGGTCCTGGAATCCAACGTCAAGTACCTGCGCGAACTGCACCTCGGTGACGAGATCACCATCACCTGCCGGACCCGCTGGGGCTCCGGCAAGGCGTTCTGGATGGATCAGCAGATCCGCAAACTCGACGGCACCGTCTCCGCCGAGTTCTCGGTCGTGCTCGGACTGATGGATCTCCAAGCGCGCAAACTCGTATCGAATCCGAGCGAGCGTTTTCTCGAGCTCGCCGAATCCGCCGATGTACTCGGCCTGTGA
- a CDS encoding MarR family winged helix-turn-helix transcriptional regulator, with translation MAGQQTDAVDAIVEQWRRERPDLDLAAMAIIGRLGRMQVLAEREIEAVFTAHGLHRGEFDVLAALRRSGEPFELTPSVLADTLMLSRAGMTGRLDRLESAGLVRRIADPADRRAVRVALTPAGRERVDEVVTAHTENETRLLSALTEHDRGELDRIARTLLVALEHDGAGR, from the coding sequence ATGGCCGGACAGCAGACCGATGCGGTGGACGCGATCGTGGAACAGTGGCGGCGGGAACGACCCGACCTGGATCTGGCGGCGATGGCGATCATCGGCCGCCTCGGCCGGATGCAGGTGCTCGCCGAACGTGAGATCGAGGCCGTTTTCACCGCGCACGGTCTGCACCGCGGGGAGTTCGATGTGCTTGCGGCACTGCGGCGTTCGGGAGAGCCCTTCGAACTCACGCCATCGGTGCTGGCCGACACCCTCATGCTCTCGCGGGCAGGGATGACCGGCCGGCTGGACCGCCTGGAATCGGCCGGGCTGGTGCGGCGCATCGCCGATCCGGCGGACCGGCGCGCGGTCCGGGTCGCGCTCACCCCGGCCGGTCGGGAGCGGGTGGACGAGGTGGTCACCGCGCATACCGAGAACGAGACCCGGCTGCTGTCGGCACTGACGGAACACGACCGTGGCGAACTCGATCGGATCGCCCGCACCCTGCTCGTCGCGCTCGAACACGACGGGGCCGGGCGATGA
- a CDS encoding TetR/AcrR family transcriptional regulator, with the protein MPKVSDDHLAARRSQILDGARRCFAEFGYEGATVRRLEEAIGLSRGAIFHHFRDKDALFLALAQEDAGRMAEVAANEGIVQVMREMLDNPEQYNWLGTRLEIARRLRTDPEFAAGWTQRSAELTAATLARLERRKAAGALRDDVPTDVLLGYLDLVLDGLIARIASGHVNENLTAVLDLVEASVRRKD; encoded by the coding sequence ATGCCCAAGGTCAGTGACGATCACCTCGCCGCCCGGCGCAGCCAGATTCTGGACGGGGCGCGGCGGTGTTTCGCCGAATTCGGGTACGAGGGCGCCACCGTCCGCCGCCTCGAGGAGGCCATCGGCCTGTCGCGCGGGGCGATCTTCCATCACTTCCGGGACAAGGACGCACTGTTTCTCGCCCTGGCCCAGGAAGATGCCGGACGAATGGCCGAAGTCGCCGCCAACGAGGGCATCGTGCAGGTCATGCGGGAGATGCTCGACAATCCGGAGCAGTACAACTGGCTCGGCACCCGGCTCGAGATCGCCCGGCGGCTGCGGACCGATCCGGAGTTCGCGGCCGGCTGGACCCAGCGATCGGCCGAGCTGACCGCGGCCACGCTGGCCCGTCTGGAGCGTCGCAAGGCGGCGGGGGCGTTGCGCGACGACGTGCCCACCGATGTGCTGCTCGGTTATCTGGATCTCGTCCTCGACGGCCTCATCGCCCGGATCGCCTCCGGGCACGTCAACGAGAATCTCACCGCGGTGCTCGATCTGGTCGAGGCCTCGGTCCGGCGTAAGGACTGA
- a CDS encoding aconitate hydratase → MTSIDTFGAKGTLEVGSNSYEIFRLSAVPGTEKLPYALKVLAENLLRTEDGANITADHIRAIANWDPSAEPSIEIQFTPARVIMQDFTGVPCIVDLATMREAVTALGGDPNKVNPLSPADMVIDHSVILDVFGRADALERNVDLEYQRNGERYQFLRWGQGAFDDFKVVPPGMGIVHQVNIEYLAPTVMTRNGQAYPDTCVGTDSHTTMVNGLGVLGWGVGGIEAEAAMLGQPVSMLIPRVVGFKLTGEIKPGVTATDVVLTVTDMLRKHGVVGKFVEFYGAGVAEVPLANRATLGNMSPEFGSTAAIFPIDEETINYLRLTGRTDEQLALVEAYAREQGMWHDAAHEPAYSEYLELDLATVVPSIAGPKRPQDRILLSESKTAFRKDIHNYTDDAESGPAAETPHTHLDEAIEESFPASDPAVLSFADADDDARVPSAANGNSGRPSKPVKVSDPERGDFVLDHGAVVVAGITSCTNTSNPSVMIGAALLARNAVEKGLASKPWVKTNMAPGSQVVADYYEKAGLWPYLEKLGFFVGGFGCTTCIGNTGPLPDQISKAINDNDLSVTAVLSGNRNFEGRISPDVKMNYLASPPLVIAYALAGTMDFDFETDALGKDSDGNDVFLRDIWPSPQEIDDTIKSAISRDMFTKSYASVFEGDERWKGLNTPEGDTFAWDENSTYVRKAPYFDGMSMDPAPVEDITGARVLALLGDSVTTDHISPAGPIKPGTPAAQYLDSHGVERKDYNSLGSRRGNHEVMIRGTFANIRLRNQLLDDVSGGYTRDFTQDGGPQAFIYDASQNYQAAGIPLVVLGGKEYGSGSSRDWAAKGTRLLGVKAVITESFERIHRSNLIGMGVIPLQFPAGESAGSLGLDGTEVFDIEGITKLNEGTTPKTLKVTATKSDGEKVTFDAVVRIDTPGEADYYRNGGILQFVLRNMIRG, encoded by the coding sequence ATGACAAGTATCGATACATTCGGCGCCAAGGGCACCCTCGAGGTCGGAAGCAACTCCTACGAGATCTTCCGCCTCTCGGCCGTGCCCGGCACCGAGAAGCTGCCCTACGCCCTGAAGGTCCTCGCGGAGAACCTGCTTCGCACCGAGGACGGCGCCAACATCACCGCCGACCACATCCGCGCCATCGCGAACTGGGACCCGTCGGCCGAGCCGAGTATCGAGATCCAGTTCACCCCCGCCCGCGTGATCATGCAGGACTTCACCGGCGTGCCCTGTATCGTCGACCTGGCCACCATGCGCGAGGCCGTCACCGCCCTGGGCGGCGACCCCAACAAGGTCAACCCGCTGTCGCCCGCCGACATGGTCATCGACCACTCGGTCATCCTCGACGTCTTCGGCCGCGCCGACGCCCTCGAGCGCAACGTCGACCTCGAGTACCAGCGCAACGGCGAGCGCTACCAGTTCCTGCGCTGGGGCCAGGGCGCCTTCGACGACTTCAAGGTCGTCCCCCCGGGCATGGGCATCGTGCACCAGGTCAACATCGAGTACCTGGCGCCCACCGTCATGACCCGCAACGGCCAGGCCTACCCCGACACCTGCGTCGGCACCGACTCGCACACCACCATGGTCAACGGCCTGGGCGTGCTGGGCTGGGGCGTCGGCGGTATCGAGGCCGAGGCCGCGATGCTGGGCCAGCCGGTCTCCATGCTGATCCCGCGGGTCGTCGGCTTCAAGCTGACCGGTGAGATCAAGCCGGGCGTCACCGCCACCGACGTCGTGCTCACCGTCACCGACATGCTGCGCAAGCACGGTGTGGTCGGCAAGTTCGTCGAGTTCTACGGCGCCGGTGTGGCCGAGGTTCCGCTGGCCAATCGCGCCACCCTGGGCAACATGAGCCCCGAGTTCGGCTCCACCGCGGCGATCTTCCCGATCGACGAGGAGACCATCAACTACCTGCGCCTCACCGGCCGCACCGACGAGCAGCTCGCGCTCGTCGAGGCGTACGCCAGGGAGCAGGGCATGTGGCACGACGCCGCCCACGAGCCCGCGTACTCGGAGTACCTGGAGCTGGATCTGGCCACCGTGGTGCCGTCCATCGCCGGCCCGAAGCGCCCGCAGGACCGAATCCTGTTGTCGGAGTCCAAGACCGCGTTCCGCAAGGACATCCACAACTACACCGACGACGCGGAGAGCGGCCCGGCCGCCGAGACCCCGCACACCCACCTGGACGAGGCCATCGAGGAGTCCTTCCCGGCTTCCGATCCGGCGGTGCTGTCGTTCGCCGATGCCGACGACGACGCGCGGGTACCCTCCGCCGCCAACGGCAATTCCGGGCGTCCGTCCAAGCCGGTCAAGGTCTCCGATCCCGAGCGCGGTGATTTCGTGCTCGATCACGGTGCCGTCGTGGTCGCGGGTATCACCTCCTGCACCAACACCTCGAACCCGTCGGTCATGATCGGCGCGGCGCTGCTGGCCCGCAACGCGGTCGAGAAGGGCCTGGCGTCCAAGCCCTGGGTGAAGACCAATATGGCCCCGGGCTCGCAGGTCGTCGCCGACTACTACGAGAAGGCCGGTCTGTGGCCGTACCTGGAGAAGCTGGGCTTCTTCGTGGGCGGCTTCGGCTGCACCACCTGCATCGGCAACACGGGCCCGCTGCCCGACCAGATCTCCAAGGCGATCAACGACAACGATCTGTCGGTCACCGCGGTGCTCTCGGGTAACCGCAACTTCGAGGGTCGTATCTCCCCCGACGTGAAGATGAACTACCTGGCCTCGCCGCCGCTGGTCATCGCCTACGCGCTCGCGGGCACCATGGATTTCGACTTCGAGACCGATGCCCTGGGCAAGGACTCCGACGGCAACGACGTGTTCCTGCGCGACATCTGGCCGTCGCCGCAGGAGATCGACGACACCATCAAGTCGGCGATCAGCCGGGACATGTTCACCAAGTCCTACGCCTCGGTCTTCGAGGGCGACGAGCGCTGGAAGGGTCTCAACACCCCCGAGGGCGACACCTTCGCGTGGGACGAGAACTCGACCTACGTTCGCAAGGCGCCGTACTTCGACGGCATGTCGATGGACCCGGCCCCGGTCGAGGACATCACCGGCGCCCGCGTGCTGGCGCTGCTGGGCGATTCGGTCACCACCGACCACATCTCCCCGGCCGGTCCGATCAAGCCGGGCACCCCGGCGGCGCAGTACCTCGACTCGCACGGTGTCGAGCGCAAGGACTACAACTCCCTGGGCTCGCGTCGCGGTAACCACGAGGTGATGATCCGCGGCACCTTCGCCAACATCCGGCTGCGCAACCAGCTGCTCGACGATGTCTCGGGTGGTTACACCCGCGACTTCACCCAGGACGGTGGCCCGCAGGCGTTCATCTACGACGCCTCGCAGAACTACCAGGCCGCGGGCATCCCGCTGGTCGTGCTGGGCGGTAAGGAATACGGGTCCGGTTCGTCTCGCGACTGGGCCGCCAAGGGCACCCGCCTGCTGGGTGTCAAGGCCGTCATCACCGAGTCGTTCGAGCGCATCCACCGCTCCAACCTCATCGGCATGGGCGTCATCCCGCTGCAGTTCCCCGCGGGCGAGTCGGCCGGGTCGCTGGGTCTGGACGGCACCGAGGTGTTCGACATCGAGGGCATCACCAAGCTCAACGAGGGCACCACGCCGAAGACCCTGAAGGTCACCGCGACCAAGTCCGATGGCGAGAAGGTCACCTTCGACGCGGTCGTGCGCATCGACACCCCCGGTGAGGCCGACTACTACCGCAACGGCGGCATCCTGCAGTTCGTGCTGCGCAACATGATCCGCGGCTGA
- a CDS encoding cupin domain-containing protein — MSTTTPRIPAAVVQPAEAEVRATDAVTMRLLLDSSRTGGSVSTLEVTMTAGADGATPHYHTLSDELFYVADGELQVLAGDEIVTVGAGGAITVPRFMPHAFGAAPGSPARILIALTPAVERFGYFRLLERVAAGEATLAELAATQEEFDNHFVDAPAWWAERNANRA; from the coding sequence ATGTCCACCACCACCCCCCGCATCCCCGCCGCCGTCGTCCAGCCCGCCGAGGCCGAGGTCCGCGCGACCGACGCGGTGACGATGCGGCTGCTCCTGGACTCGAGTCGCACCGGCGGCAGTGTCAGCACCCTGGAGGTGACCATGACAGCGGGCGCCGACGGCGCGACCCCGCACTACCACACGCTCTCGGACGAACTCTTCTACGTCGCCGACGGTGAATTGCAGGTCCTGGCGGGCGACGAGATCGTCACCGTCGGCGCGGGCGGTGCGATCACCGTCCCGCGCTTCATGCCGCACGCGTTCGGCGCCGCCCCCGGCTCGCCGGCCCGCATCCTCATCGCTTTGACTCCCGCGGTGGAGCGATTCGGCTACTTCCGCCTCCTCGAGCGGGTCGCCGCGGGTGAGGCGACGCTCGCCGAACTCGCCGCCACCCAGGAGGAGTTCGACAACCACTTCGTCGACGCACCGGCGTGGTGGGCCGAACGCAACGCGAACCGGGCATGA
- a CDS encoding helix-turn-helix domain-containing protein, which yields MSDRPAQGKSMLGKGTRVTGKSRDRLQTQLKKQYEAGASIRSLARETGRSYGFIHNVLVESHVQLRSRGGANRRKAISKA from the coding sequence ATGAGTGACAGGCCCGCACAGGGGAAGTCGATGTTGGGTAAGGGCACGCGCGTGACGGGCAAATCGCGCGACCGGCTACAGACCCAGCTCAAGAAGCAATACGAGGCGGGCGCCAGTATCCGATCACTGGCGCGTGAGACCGGCCGTTCGTATGGGTTCATCCACAACGTTCTGGTGGAGTCGCATGTGCAGCTCCGCAGTCGTGGTGGTGCCAACCGTCGTAAGGCGATCAGTAAGGCCTGA